In Cedecea neteri, a single genomic region encodes these proteins:
- a CDS encoding fumarylacetoacetate hydrolase family protein: MYQHHNWQGALLDFPVNKVVCVGSNYAKHIKEMGSATPDEPVVFIKPESALCDIRQPLALPQEFGSVHHEVELAILIGSTLKQASEEHVQKAIAGYGVALDLTLRDLQAKLKKAGQPWEKAKGFDNSCPISGFIPAAQFTHDPQNTPLELKINGEVRQQGNTEDMIHKIVPLIAYMSKFFTLRAGDVILTGTPEGVGPLLSGDELEVSFAGHSLTTRVL; encoded by the coding sequence ATGTATCAACATCATAACTGGCAGGGTGCGCTGCTGGATTTTCCGGTAAACAAGGTAGTCTGTGTTGGCAGCAACTATGCCAAACATATTAAAGAGATGGGCAGTGCGACGCCGGACGAGCCGGTGGTGTTTATCAAACCTGAAAGCGCCCTGTGCGATATTCGCCAGCCGCTGGCGTTACCACAGGAATTTGGCTCCGTGCATCATGAGGTAGAGCTGGCAATTCTGATTGGCTCAACCCTCAAACAGGCAAGCGAAGAACACGTGCAGAAAGCCATTGCCGGCTATGGCGTTGCGCTGGACCTCACGCTGCGGGATCTGCAGGCCAAACTGAAAAAAGCAGGCCAGCCGTGGGAAAAAGCCAAGGGCTTCGATAACTCTTGCCCAATCTCCGGGTTTATCCCTGCGGCACAGTTCACTCACGATCCGCAAAACACCCCGCTGGAGCTGAAGATCAACGGTGAAGTTCGTCAGCAGGGCAATACCGAAGACATGATCCACAAGATCGTGCCGTTGATTGCCTATATGAGCAAGTTCTTCACCCTGCGGGCGGGGGATGTGATCCTGACCGGTACACCGGAAGGCGTAGGCCCGTTGCTTAGCGGCGATGAGCTGGAAGTGAGCTTTGCCGGTCACAGCCTGACGACGCGCGTTTTATAA
- a CDS encoding YcgL domain-containing protein, with protein sequence MFCVIYRSTKRDQTYLYVEKKDDFSRVPEELMKGFGKPVLSMLLPLDGSKKLANADLDKVKQALETEGYYLQIPPPVESLLTMHLEKSPKK encoded by the coding sequence ATGTTTTGTGTGATCTACCGAAGTACTAAGCGTGACCAGACATATCTTTATGTCGAAAAAAAAGACGATTTTTCCCGAGTGCCGGAAGAGCTGATGAAAGGCTTTGGCAAACCGGTACTGTCGATGCTGTTGCCGCTGGACGGCAGCAAAAAACTAGCCAATGCCGATTTGGATAAAGTGAAACAGGCGCTGGAAACTGAGGGCTATTATTTACAGATTCCGCCTCCGGTAGAAAGCTTGCTGACAATGCACCTGGAAAAGAGTCCTAAAAAATAA
- the fadD gene encoding long-chain-fatty-acid--CoA ligase FadD has translation MNKVWLNRYPADVAAEINPDRYQSLVDMFEQAVTRYADKPAFINMGEVMTFRKLEERSRAFAAYLQQGLGLKKGDRVALMMPNLLQYPVALFGILRAGMVVVNVNPLYTPRELEHQLNDSGASAIVIVSNFAHTLEKVVEKTQVKHVILTRLGDQISGPKGTLVNFVVKYIKRLVPKYHLPHAISFRRALQSGYRMQYIKPEIINGDLAFLQYTGGTTGVAKGAMLTHRNMLANLEQVRAAYSPLLHEGKELVVTPLPLYHIFALTINCLLFIDMGGQNLLITNPRDIPGLVKELAKYPFTAMTAVNTLFNALLNNKEFQQLDFSSLHLSAGGGMPVQHAVAERWEKLTGRFLLEGYGLTECAPLVSANPHDMDYHSGSIGLPVPSTDVKLIDDQGNEVPPGEPGELCVKGPQVMLGYWQRPKETDEILKDGWLRTGDIAVMNEEGFMNIVDRKKDMILVSGFNVYPNEIEDVVMQNEGVLEVAAVGVPAGVTGEQVKIFVVKKDPALTEEALIAFCRRQLTGYKVPKLIEFRTELPKSNVGKILRRELRDEAGKTGNNNA, from the coding sequence TTGAATAAGGTTTGGCTTAACCGCTACCCGGCCGACGTTGCGGCTGAAATAAATCCCGACCGCTATCAATCCCTGGTTGATATGTTTGAGCAGGCTGTCACTCGCTACGCTGACAAACCCGCTTTTATCAACATGGGGGAGGTGATGACCTTCCGCAAACTGGAAGAGCGCAGCCGGGCATTTGCCGCGTACCTTCAGCAGGGGCTGGGCCTGAAAAAAGGCGACCGCGTGGCGCTGATGATGCCAAACCTGCTGCAGTATCCTGTCGCGCTGTTCGGCATTCTGCGCGCCGGTATGGTGGTGGTTAACGTTAACCCGCTTTATACCCCGCGCGAGCTGGAGCACCAGTTGAACGACAGCGGGGCCAGCGCGATTGTGATTGTGTCAAACTTTGCCCACACGCTGGAGAAAGTGGTCGAGAAAACCCAGGTGAAACACGTCATCCTGACTCGCCTGGGGGATCAGATCTCCGGCCCGAAGGGGACTCTGGTTAACTTCGTGGTGAAGTACATCAAGCGCCTGGTGCCGAAATACCATCTGCCGCACGCCATCTCTTTCCGTCGGGCGCTGCAAAGCGGTTACCGTATGCAGTACATCAAACCTGAAATTATCAACGGTGATTTAGCCTTCCTGCAGTACACCGGCGGCACCACCGGGGTAGCCAAAGGGGCTATGCTGACGCACCGTAATATGCTGGCCAACCTCGAACAGGTCAGGGCGGCGTACAGCCCGCTGCTGCATGAAGGTAAAGAGCTGGTGGTGACGCCGCTGCCGCTGTACCACATTTTTGCTCTGACCATTAACTGCCTGCTGTTTATCGACATGGGAGGCCAGAACCTGCTGATCACTAACCCACGCGACATTCCGGGGCTGGTAAAAGAGCTGGCAAAATATCCTTTCACCGCCATGACTGCTGTGAATACGTTGTTTAACGCGTTACTCAATAACAAAGAGTTCCAGCAGCTTGATTTCTCGAGCCTTCACCTCTCTGCGGGCGGCGGTATGCCCGTTCAGCACGCGGTTGCAGAACGCTGGGAAAAACTCACGGGCCGCTTCCTGCTCGAAGGTTACGGCCTGACGGAATGCGCGCCGCTGGTCAGCGCTAACCCGCATGATATGGATTACCACAGTGGCTCTATTGGCCTGCCGGTGCCGTCCACCGATGTGAAGCTGATAGACGATCAGGGTAATGAGGTGCCACCTGGTGAGCCCGGCGAGCTGTGCGTGAAAGGCCCGCAGGTGATGCTGGGCTACTGGCAGCGTCCGAAAGAAACGGATGAAATCCTTAAAGACGGCTGGCTGCGCACCGGGGACATTGCGGTGATGAACGAAGAAGGCTTCATGAACATCGTTGACCGCAAAAAAGACATGATCCTCGTTTCCGGCTTCAACGTTTATCCGAACGAAATTGAAGACGTGGTGATGCAGAACGAAGGCGTGCTTGAAGTCGCTGCGGTGGGGGTTCCTGCCGGGGTGACCGGTGAGCAGGTGAAAATCTTTGTGGTGAAAAAAGATCCCGCGCTAACGGAAGAGGCGCTTATCGCCTTCTGCCGTCGTCAGTTAACTGGCTACAAAGTGCCGAAACTGATTGAATTCCGCACGGAACTGCCAAAATCGAACGTCGGGAAAATTTTACGACGAGAACTGCGTGACGAAGCGGGCAAGACAGGCAACAATAACGCCTGA
- the tsaB gene encoding tRNA (adenosine(37)-N6)-threonylcarbamoyltransferase complex dimerization subunit type 1 TsaB, protein MRILAIDTATEACSVALQNDAASYAHFELCPREHTQRILPLVKEILNQGGITLSEVNALAYGRGPGSFTGVRIGIGIAQGLALGAELPMIGVSTLATMAQGAWRRTGATRVLAAIDARMGEVYWAEYERDEQGVWHGEASEAVLKPEDVAGRLKHLSGTWATVGTGWQAWPDMAKDSGLLLQDGETTLPEAEDMLPLAVQAFSAGKTVAVEHAEPVYLRNEVTWKKLPGRE, encoded by the coding sequence ATGCGAATTTTAGCCATCGATACCGCAACAGAAGCCTGTTCTGTTGCCCTGCAAAACGACGCGGCGTCCTACGCCCATTTCGAACTCTGCCCGCGCGAGCACACGCAAAGAATTTTACCGCTGGTCAAAGAGATCCTGAACCAGGGCGGAATTACTTTGTCTGAGGTGAACGCACTTGCCTACGGGCGTGGGCCGGGCAGTTTTACCGGCGTGCGCATTGGCATTGGTATTGCGCAGGGGCTGGCGCTGGGCGCTGAGCTGCCAATGATTGGTGTTTCAACGCTGGCAACGATGGCGCAGGGTGCATGGCGCAGAACGGGCGCCACCCGCGTTCTCGCCGCAATAGATGCCCGCATGGGCGAAGTTTATTGGGCTGAATATGAGCGTGACGAGCAGGGCGTGTGGCACGGTGAAGCAAGCGAAGCCGTCCTCAAGCCTGAAGACGTTGCCGGGCGGTTGAAGCATCTGAGCGGCACCTGGGCTACAGTCGGAACAGGCTGGCAGGCCTGGCCTGATATGGCGAAGGATAGCGGACTTTTGTTGCAGGACGGTGAAACTACGCTGCCCGAAGCTGAAGATATGCTTCCTCTGGCGGTGCAGGCGTTCAGCGCCGGCAAAACCGTCGCCGTCGAGCATGCGGAGCCTGTCTACCTGCGGAACGAAGTCACCTGGAAAAAGCTACCTGGCAGAGAGTAA
- the minE gene encoding cell division topological specificity factor MinE — protein MALLDFFLSRKKNTANIAKERLQIIVAERRRSDAEPHYLPQLRKDILDVICKYVQIDPEMVSVQLEQRDGDISILELNVTLPEAEEASKSA, from the coding sequence ATGGCATTACTCGACTTTTTTCTGTCACGAAAAAAGAACACCGCCAACATCGCGAAAGAGCGTTTACAGATCATCGTAGCTGAGCGTCGCCGTAGCGATGCGGAACCGCATTACCTGCCGCAGCTGCGCAAGGACATTCTCGACGTGATTTGCAAGTACGTGCAAATCGACCCGGAAATGGTCAGCGTCCAGCTTGAGCAGCGGGATGGGGATATTTCGATTCTGGAGCTGAACGTGACGCTCCCGGAAGCGGAAGAAGCCAGTAAGTCGGCATGA
- a CDS encoding lytic murein transglycosylase: protein MKNAALRYTFSVLILASGAGYLPHVEAAPAAASVPQSRTPETTTLAEQGRNPAEFPVYVEKLKQQARAEGISNATLAKAFANIHFVDRVIQSDRNQLEKKITLDDYLNRVITPAKIKQARSLARQHRAELEKVSAKSGVQSRYIVALWAMESHFGKLQGKEDVISALATLAFEGRREAFFTHELMAALKIIQRGDVSAAQMKGSWAGAMGQNQFMPSSLLRYGKDGDGDGKIDIWNNTRDVFASTANYLAVEGWQRGGAWGYEVKLPAGFNSSLPGTRPGQGKSVAQWKKLGVTLPKGTHLPVSSQKAWLVKPDDGLARSFLVYNNFRTLMHWNRSYYFAISIGKMADAIAR, encoded by the coding sequence ATGAAAAATGCAGCTTTGCGTTATACCTTCAGCGTCTTAATACTTGCCAGTGGGGCAGGTTATCTCCCCCATGTCGAGGCGGCTCCCGCAGCCGCCTCAGTTCCACAAAGCCGCACACCTGAAACCACCACGCTGGCTGAACAAGGGCGCAACCCCGCTGAATTCCCGGTTTACGTCGAAAAGTTAAAGCAACAAGCCAGAGCTGAGGGCATCAGCAATGCGACACTGGCAAAAGCCTTTGCCAATATTCATTTTGTTGATCGGGTCATTCAATCCGATCGCAATCAGCTGGAAAAGAAAATAACGCTCGATGACTATTTAAACCGCGTTATCACCCCCGCCAAAATCAAACAGGCGCGTAGCCTGGCCCGCCAGCATCGGGCAGAGCTGGAAAAGGTTAGTGCGAAAAGTGGCGTTCAAAGTCGCTACATCGTCGCCCTGTGGGCAATGGAAAGTCACTTCGGCAAGCTGCAGGGCAAAGAAGATGTCATTTCTGCCCTGGCGACGCTAGCTTTTGAGGGGCGCCGGGAAGCATTTTTTACCCATGAGCTGATGGCGGCGCTGAAAATCATTCAGCGGGGCGATGTCAGCGCGGCGCAGATGAAAGGTTCATGGGCCGGGGCGATGGGGCAGAACCAGTTTATGCCGAGTTCGCTGCTGCGCTACGGCAAAGACGGCGATGGCGACGGCAAAATTGATATCTGGAATAATACCCGCGACGTTTTCGCTTCCACGGCAAACTACCTGGCGGTAGAAGGCTGGCAGCGTGGCGGAGCGTGGGGCTATGAGGTGAAGTTGCCCGCTGGCTTTAATAGTTCACTGCCTGGAACACGTCCGGGGCAGGGCAAGTCCGTGGCCCAGTGGAAAAAACTAGGGGTAACGCTGCCTAAAGGAACACATCTCCCGGTGTCGTCACAAAAAGCCTGGCTGGTGAAGCCAGACGATGGCCTGGCACGCTCGTTCCTGGTCTATAACAATTTCCGCACCCTGATGCACTGGAACCGTTCTTACTACTTTGCCATTAGTATCGGCAAAATGGCGGATGCCATTGCCCGATAA
- the rnd gene encoding ribonuclease D, whose amino-acid sequence MTYQMITTDEGLAAVCQAARQFPALALDTEFVRTRTYYPQLGLIQLYDGQQVSLIDPLTISDWSPFKALLQDPDTSKYLHAGSEDLEVFLNAFGMLPDPFIDTQILASFTGRPLSCGFATIVESYTGIALDKSESRTDWLARPLTERQCEYAAADVLYLLPIAEKLMAETEAAGWINAALDECHLMCSRRRDQLDPEEAWREIGNAWQLRTRQLACLKKLAAWRLRKARERDMAVNFVVREENLWQVARYMPGSLGELDSLGLSGSEIRFHGKTLIALVAEAQALPESELPQPLQNLVDMPGYRKVFKAIKALVQEVSEAKGLSAELLASRRQINQLLNWHWKLKPQNVMPELISGWRAELMAEALTKLLAEY is encoded by the coding sequence TTGACTTACCAGATGATCACTACCGATGAAGGGCTGGCCGCCGTTTGCCAGGCCGCCCGTCAATTCCCCGCGCTGGCGCTGGACACCGAGTTTGTTCGTACCCGTACCTACTACCCTCAACTGGGACTTATCCAGCTTTATGACGGTCAGCAGGTTTCGTTGATCGATCCTTTAACCATCAGCGACTGGTCGCCTTTCAAAGCCTTGCTGCAGGATCCGGATACAAGCAAATATCTGCACGCGGGCAGTGAAGATCTCGAAGTCTTCCTGAATGCCTTTGGCATGCTGCCAGATCCGTTTATTGATACGCAGATTCTGGCGTCCTTCACTGGCCGCCCGCTGTCTTGCGGCTTTGCCACCATTGTTGAGTCCTACACCGGCATTGCGCTGGATAAAAGCGAATCCCGTACCGACTGGCTGGCGCGTCCGCTCACCGAGCGGCAGTGTGAATATGCTGCGGCTGACGTACTTTATTTGCTGCCTATCGCTGAGAAACTGATGGCCGAAACGGAAGCGGCAGGCTGGATCAACGCGGCTCTCGATGAGTGCCATCTGATGTGCTCCCGCCGCCGCGATCAGCTTGATCCGGAAGAGGCCTGGCGCGAAATAGGCAACGCCTGGCAGCTGCGTACCCGACAGTTGGCCTGCCTCAAGAAGCTGGCGGCCTGGCGCTTGCGTAAAGCCCGCGAGCGCGACATGGCGGTGAACTTTGTCGTTCGCGAAGAAAACCTGTGGCAGGTAGCGAGATACATGCCCGGCTCGCTGGGCGAACTGGACTCGCTTGGCCTGAGCGGCAGTGAAATTCGCTTCCACGGTAAGACGCTTATCGCCCTGGTGGCCGAGGCGCAGGCGCTGCCGGAGAGCGAGCTGCCGCAGCCGCTGCAAAACCTGGTGGATATGCCGGGCTACCGCAAAGTGTTTAAGGCCATTAAAGCCCTGGTGCAGGAAGTGAGCGAGGCAAAAGGGCTGAGCGCCGAATTACTGGCCTCCCGGCGCCAAATCAATCAGCTGTTAAACTGGCACTGGAAATTGAAGCCGCAAAACGTCATGCCGGAATTAATTAGCGGCTGGCGGGCAGAATTAATGGCAGAAGCGTTAACGAAATTGCTGGCGGAATACTGA
- a CDS encoding ATP-dependent DNA helicase, whose protein sequence is MTDDFAADGQLAKVIPGFRPREAQREMAEAVTRAIQAGGELVVEAGTGTGKTYAYLAPALRSGKKVIISTGSKALQDQLFSRDLPTISRALKFTGRVALLKGRSNYLCLERLEQQSLAGGDLPVQALSDVMHLRGWASETVDGDISTCGSVAEDSTVWPMVTSTNDNCLGQDCPQYQDCFVVKARKKAMDADVVVVNHHLYLADMVVKESGFAELIPEAQVTIFDEAHQIPDIASQYFGQSISSRQLLDLAKDISIAYRTEVRDAQQLQKSADSLAQRTQDFRLQIGDPGYRGNLRELLADTNIQRSLLLLDDALELCYDVAKLSLGRSALLDAAFERAVIYRGRIKRLKEINQPGYSYWYECNARHFTLALTPLSVADKFKEVIREKAGCWVFTSATLAVNDNMSHFTERLGIGEAETLLLASPFDYARQALLCVPRGLPTPNQPHAGRHLANLLRPLIEANNGRCFMLCTSHAMMRDLAEQFRATMTLPVLLQGETSKGQLLQQFVEAGNALLVATSSFWEGVDVRGDTLSLVIIDKLPFTSPDDPLLKARMEDCRLRGGDPFDDVQLPDAVITLKQGVGRLIRDVEDRGVLVICDNRLVMRPYGAVFLNSLPPTPRTRDINRAVEFLNASGAQ, encoded by the coding sequence GTGACGGACGATTTTGCAGCAGACGGCCAGCTGGCTAAGGTCATTCCCGGTTTCAGGCCGCGTGAAGCTCAGCGTGAAATGGCGGAGGCCGTAACCCGGGCGATCCAAGCCGGCGGTGAGCTGGTGGTCGAGGCCGGCACCGGTACAGGGAAAACATACGCTTATCTTGCCCCCGCGCTGCGTTCTGGCAAAAAAGTCATTATATCTACCGGCTCGAAAGCGCTGCAGGATCAGCTGTTTTCCCGCGATCTGCCAACTATCTCTCGCGCGCTGAAGTTTACCGGCCGTGTGGCATTGCTGAAAGGGCGCTCTAACTACCTTTGCCTGGAAAGACTCGAGCAGCAGTCGCTGGCTGGCGGTGATTTGCCCGTGCAGGCGTTAAGCGACGTGATGCATTTGCGCGGCTGGGCCAGTGAAACCGTGGATGGCGATATCAGCACCTGTGGGTCCGTCGCCGAAGATTCCACCGTCTGGCCGATGGTCACCAGCACCAACGACAACTGTCTGGGGCAGGACTGCCCGCAGTATCAGGACTGCTTTGTGGTCAAGGCGCGTAAAAAGGCGATGGACGCCGACGTGGTGGTGGTGAACCACCACTTGTATCTGGCCGACATGGTAGTGAAAGAGAGCGGCTTCGCGGAGCTTATTCCCGAGGCTCAGGTGACGATTTTCGATGAAGCCCACCAGATCCCGGATATCGCCAGCCAGTATTTTGGCCAGTCTATCTCCAGCCGACAGTTGCTCGACCTCGCCAAAGACATTTCCATTGCCTACCGCACGGAAGTTCGTGACGCGCAACAGTTGCAAAAAAGCGCCGACAGCCTTGCCCAGCGCACGCAGGATTTCCGCCTGCAAATAGGCGATCCGGGTTACCGGGGAAACCTGCGGGAGCTGCTTGCGGACACCAATATTCAGCGTTCACTGCTGCTGCTCGATGATGCCCTGGAGCTGTGTTATGACGTGGCGAAACTTTCTCTTGGCCGCTCGGCGCTGCTGGATGCCGCCTTTGAACGGGCGGTAATTTATCGCGGGCGGATCAAAAGGCTGAAAGAGATTAATCAGCCGGGCTACAGCTACTGGTATGAGTGCAACGCCCGCCACTTCACGCTGGCTCTGACGCCACTTTCCGTGGCCGACAAGTTTAAGGAAGTCATTCGTGAAAAAGCGGGCTGCTGGGTCTTTACCTCGGCCACGCTTGCGGTGAATGACAATATGAGCCATTTCACCGAGCGGCTGGGTATCGGCGAGGCGGAAACGCTGCTGCTTGCAAGCCCGTTTGATTACGCCAGGCAGGCGCTGCTGTGCGTGCCGAGAGGGCTGCCAACGCCCAATCAGCCCCATGCGGGCCGCCATCTGGCTAATTTGCTGCGTCCGCTGATTGAAGCGAACAACGGGCGATGCTTTATGCTTTGTACCTCCCACGCCATGATGCGTGACCTCGCCGAACAGTTCCGGGCCACCATGACGTTGCCTGTGCTGCTGCAGGGGGAAACCAGCAAAGGCCAACTGCTGCAGCAGTTTGTCGAGGCCGGTAACGCCCTGCTTGTGGCGACCAGCAGCTTCTGGGAAGGCGTAGACGTGCGCGGCGACACGCTCTCCCTGGTTATCATCGACAAACTTCCCTTTACCTCGCCGGACGATCCGCTGCTCAAGGCTCGCATGGAAGATTGCCGCCTTCGCGGGGGCGATCCGTTTGACGATGTCCAGTTGCCAGACGCGGTGATCACCCTTAAGCAGGGTGTCGGTCGCCTCATCCGCGATGTGGAAGATCGTGGGGTCCTGGTTATCTGCGATAATCGCCTGGTCATGCGTCCGTATGGCGCTGTTTTCCTTAACAGCCTGCCGCCCACGCCGCGCACCCGGGATATAAATCGGGCAGTTGAGTTCCTCAATGCCTCAGGCGCGCAGTAA
- the minC gene encoding septum site-determining protein MinC: protein MSNTPIELKGSSFTLSVVHLHDAQPEVIRQALEDKIAQAPAFLKNAPVVVNVASLDGSVNWKKVQQAVTATGLRVVGISGCKDEALKAEIERAGLPLLTEGKEKVARTPKAAPAEPVVVTAPDVTPITKTRLIDAPVRSGQRIYAPNCDLIVTNHVSAGAELIADGNIHIYGMMRGRALAGASGDRDAQIFCTNLVAELVSIAGEYWLSEQIPADYYGKAARLNLASGALSVQSLN, encoded by the coding sequence ATGTCAAACACGCCAATCGAGTTAAAGGGCAGCAGTTTTACCTTATCTGTGGTTCATTTGCATGATGCACAACCTGAGGTTATTCGCCAGGCTCTGGAAGATAAAATCGCCCAGGCTCCCGCATTCTTAAAGAATGCCCCGGTGGTCGTTAACGTCGCCAGTCTCGATGGTTCCGTCAACTGGAAGAAAGTACAACAGGCCGTCACCGCAACCGGCCTGCGCGTGGTGGGTATCAGCGGCTGTAAAGATGAGGCCTTAAAGGCTGAAATTGAACGCGCTGGCCTGCCCTTGCTGACTGAAGGGAAAGAAAAGGTCGCAAGAACGCCAAAAGCCGCGCCTGCTGAGCCCGTGGTGGTCACCGCGCCAGATGTTACACCGATCACAAAAACGCGTTTAATTGATGCTCCGGTCCGTTCCGGGCAGCGCATTTATGCGCCAAACTGTGACTTGATTGTGACCAATCACGTCAGCGCCGGTGCAGAACTGATAGCAGATGGTAATATTCATATTTACGGCATGATGCGTGGCCGTGCGCTGGCTGGTGCAAGCGGCGATCGTGATGCACAAATATTTTGTACTAACCTGGTAGCAGAGCTTGTCTCTATTGCGGGCGAGTACTGGCTGAGCGAGCAGATCCCAGCCGATTATTATGGAAAAGCGGCTCGCCTGAATCTGGCGAGTGGTGCGCTCTCCGTTCAATCTTTGAATTAA
- a CDS encoding Slp family lipoprotein: MSKKCSWLLAAAAALVLSGCVSVPDAIKGTSATPQQDLTAVMSAPQLYVGQEARFGGRVVNVDNLKGKTRLEIATVSLDEGARPALNEPSQGRIYADVNGFLDPVDFRNQLVTVVGPITGTAEGKIGQTPYKFMTMQATGYKRWNVVQQVVMPPQPIDPWFWGGPYPYRHHYDMWGGGWYNPGPAQVQTVVTE; this comes from the coding sequence ATGTCAAAAAAATGCAGCTGGCTGCTGGCCGCCGCTGCGGCGCTGGTCCTGAGCGGCTGCGTGAGCGTGCCCGATGCTATCAAAGGGACTTCCGCGACCCCGCAGCAGGATCTGACTGCGGTGATGAGTGCGCCCCAGCTTTATGTCGGGCAGGAAGCGCGCTTTGGCGGGCGAGTGGTGAACGTGGACAACCTGAAGGGCAAAACTCGCCTGGAGATTGCCACCGTCAGCCTCGATGAAGGTGCCCGTCCGGCATTGAATGAGCCTTCGCAAGGGCGCATTTATGCCGACGTGAATGGCTTCCTTGATCCGGTCGATTTCCGCAATCAGTTGGTGACCGTCGTCGGGCCAATTACCGGCACGGCAGAAGGTAAGATTGGCCAGACGCCCTATAAATTCATGACTATGCAGGCGACGGGCTACAAGCGCTGGAACGTCGTCCAGCAGGTCGTCATGCCGCCACAGCCGATTGACCCGTGGTTCTGGGGCGGGCCTTACCCGTATCGCCACCATTACGATATGTGGGGCGGCGGCTGGTACAATCCGGGACCTGCACAGGTGCAAACCGTTGTAACCGAATAA
- the minD gene encoding septum site-determining protein MinD produces the protein MARIIVVTSGKGGVGKTTSSAAIATGLAQKGRKTVVIDFDIGLRNLDLIMGCERRVVYDFVNVIQGDATLNQALIRDKRTEQLYILPASQTRDKDALTREGVAKVLEDLKNMDFEFIVCDSPAGIETGALMALYFADEAVITTNPEVSSVRDSDRILGILSSKSRRAENGEEPIKEHLLLTRYNPGRVNKGDMLSMEDVLEILRIPLVGVIPEDQSVLRASNQGEPVILDGESDAGKAYADTVERLLGEERPFRFIEEEKKGFLKRLFGG, from the coding sequence ATGGCACGCATTATTGTTGTTACATCGGGTAAAGGGGGCGTCGGTAAGACCACGTCCAGCGCGGCCATCGCTACGGGGCTGGCCCAAAAGGGAAGAAAAACCGTCGTTATTGATTTCGACATTGGCCTGCGTAACCTTGACCTGATCATGGGCTGCGAACGCCGCGTTGTGTACGATTTCGTTAACGTTATTCAGGGCGATGCCACGCTGAATCAGGCGCTTATCCGCGATAAACGCACTGAACAGCTCTATATCCTGCCTGCTTCACAAACCCGCGATAAAGACGCACTGACCCGCGAAGGCGTGGCCAAAGTGTTGGAAGACCTGAAAAACATGGACTTCGAGTTTATCGTGTGTGATTCCCCGGCAGGTATCGAAACCGGCGCGCTGATGGCGCTGTACTTTGCGGATGAAGCAGTGATCACCACCAACCCGGAAGTTTCCTCGGTGCGTGACTCAGACCGAATTCTCGGCATTCTGTCGTCCAAATCCCGCCGCGCTGAAAACGGTGAAGAGCCGATTAAAGAGCATTTATTGCTGACCCGCTACAACCCAGGTCGCGTCAATAAAGGCGATATGCTGAGCATGGAAGATGTGCTCGAAATTCTGCGCATTCCGCTGGTTGGCGTTATCCCGGAAGACCAGTCAGTGCTGCGTGCGTCCAACCAGGGCGAGCCGGTGATTCTTGACGGTGAATCGGATGCAGGCAAAGCCTACGCCGATACCGTGGAACGCCTGCTCGGCGAAGAACGCCCTTTCCGCTTCATTGAAGAAGAGAAGAAGGGTTTCCTGAAACGCCTGTTCGGAGGATAA
- a CDS encoding YcgN family cysteine cluster protein: MTPTPFWQSKTLDEMSDAEWESLCDGCGQCCLHKLMDEDTDEIYFTNVACKQLNLKTCQCKNYARRFEYEPDCIKLTRDNLPTFEWLPHTCAYRLLAEGKPLPEWHPLITGSKAAMHGERISVRHIAVKESEVRDWQDHILNKPEWAD, encoded by the coding sequence ATGACACCCACTCCTTTTTGGCAAAGTAAAACTCTCGACGAAATGAGCGACGCCGAGTGGGAATCCCTGTGCGATGGCTGCGGCCAGTGCTGCCTGCATAAGCTGATGGACGAAGACACCGACGAGATTTATTTCACCAACGTCGCGTGTAAGCAGCTCAACCTCAAAACCTGTCAGTGCAAAAATTACGCCCGCCGCTTTGAGTACGAGCCGGACTGCATCAAACTCACTCGCGACAATCTGCCGACTTTTGAGTGGCTGCCGCACACCTGCGCCTACCGTCTGTTAGCCGAAGGTAAACCGCTGCCAGAATGGCATCCGCTGATTACCGGCTCAAAAGCCGCCATGCACGGCGAACGCATTTCCGTGCGTCATATTGCGGTGAAAGAGTCTGAGGTCCGCGACTGGCAGGATCACATTCTCAACAAGCCAGAGTGGGCGGATTGA